The segment TGACAGCTGTTATGAGAGCTGTGATCTAGGCACCAATGTCTattgtaagggtaagttcacacgtagcataaatactgcggattttctgcaacggattcagttgcggaaaaacgacagcataatacagtagtagaaagtggatgagatctgaacaaatctcatccacacgctgcgtcaataatgagcggaaaaaacgctcagaaatcgacctgcggtgcgttttttttaaatctttaacatgtcaattgtatttacgtaatcgctacttatttgttgcaggttttcccctttgaattaaatggggaggtgaaacccgcaacaaataacagttgttgcattttttttgtggtggaaaagcagcgattcagccgcaaaaacgcaactcagaaaaaataaaatgtatacttacccagaattctgtgtatcttcatccaggccggcctcctgggatgacgtttcttcccatatgactgctgcagccaatcacaggctgctgcggtcacatgagatgaaacgtcatcctaagaggccgagctgcaggaaAACTGAGGGAATcctcgccatggctacgtaagtatcaaacttttttctttttatatgtgcagttttctgcagcggacattccagccaagaaaatgcaccacaatttggtgtgttttttcagccggaattctctGAGTttaccagggcggatacgcggtgTACTTATAACAACATATACTGATCCTGCCGTCGATAACGATCATTTTTACAACACGGATCAATGAGGATCAACAATAAACAATCGTTTTTGTGTTGAGATTTTTCTGCATTTACGCTGAACAATTATCGTTAcgaaaatattaaaggggttatcacaGAATTAaacattatcacctatccacaggataagtgacaGTGGTCTGATTGCTGGgcgccccacctctgggacccccactgatcttgaGAATCGGGATCCCGAACCACTTGATCCCCCTTACTGAACAATCCgcagtgaggagaagcttgaatGTCGCATTAAATGTCTATAAGAATGACGAAAACAGCTTAGCACCATACTCGGCTGTATCCGTcaatcccatagactttgaatgaagcaCGCCTGCTTGAGCgctactccattcaatgtcctcctcactaaggtcgagcagtgaggagaaacagggtTTCAGAATCCCCATTCTCGCAATCAGTgggagtcccagtggtggggcccccagcaatcagacaactatcacttatcctgtggtgGGGCGATCAGACGATTATCATCTATTCTGTGGAGAGGTGATCATTTTGGATTTtaggaatacccttttaatgaTAATTGGTCAATGTAAACGACCTTTCCATAACTTTACACAAatcaattttttataaaattacaaTTCCAACATTTTACATTATTCTATCCCATTTTATAATTTTCCCCTCCCCGTCCTTACacgtataaataaatataaggatGTGATAGTGACAGGATAATACTGTGTGATAGGAGCTGCTCTGTAACCAATGAGCGTTCCTCTTTAGTCGAAGGGAAACATTCGTTGGTTTTCTCCCTCCCTGCATATAATTTGCAGCACAGACACAACACTGAGCAACTGTATGGAAAAAGGTGCAATAAAGTGGTTGGAGGTAACGTCCCACTGGGTTTTGAGGCCGGTCTCCAGGGCAACAAATGTGCCACTGGGCACTGCCACCAAAGAGCAGCAGCCACTGGTACCAACACAATTGTCTATGCCGCTGTATCTGGTACTGAAGCGCAGACCCGATGAGCTGAGCTGATGCTTGATACTGTAACAAGTACTAAAGCGTAGGAGCTGAGGTGAtctattgccttccactgctcccTCGCGCTGCTGATCACTGGAGGTCCCGGGGGTGGTACACCCACCGAACACACGTTGACGGAGAGGCCTTCAATGTAAAACTAAGGAATACTAATTGACtattttgcatttgtttttctCAGGTGGTCTTAGCATCTGTCCCCGGCCACAACATCTATAAGGCCATAAAGATCATCACCAAGAGGGATAATGCAGAAAGCCTACTGCAAGAGAGACGGATACTCCTGGCGGCCAGAGACTGTCCATTCTTGTGTCATCTCTGCGCCGCACTGCAGTCTCAGGTACAGATGGGTCTGCCTCTTCTCTctctcacactatatatatatatatatatatatatatatatatatatatatatatattatatattctgcTTTATAACACAGATGACACATAATAAAATATGTTTCTCTTTTTCTAATATTGTGCTATTTGTTATGCAGGACGTCGCCTATTTCATCATGGAGTATTTGTCCGGCGGCAGCCTGAGGTCACTCATTAAAATGTGCGGCAGCCTGAACATCGGCAATGTGCGGTGAGTAATCATGGAATAGATGGCAAAATATAGGAAACCAAATGGCCTAGAGTTAGGGGGTTAAGAGGTTAGTGCTAGTATTCCTGTAATACTCCTAGTAGTCTACAGTGGTTTAGAGGTTAATACCTATTATCTCTAATAGTCTAAGGTGATGAAAGGTTTAATATTAATATTCATTCGAAAGAGTGGTTTAGAGTGGTCATGAGATAACATCTAATATACCTGGAGGTCTCAGTGATGAACACCTAATATTATATAATGAAATAATCATTCATGTAAAGTTTAGGATGGTGAAGGGGTCAATGGTGGTGGTCTTGGGCAGGAGAGTGAACCTTTAATTTCATTCTAATGACGTCTGGAATTCTTTGAAGGGATCGGAGATCGGTTCTTCTGATACAGAGGTTAAACTATATATTAGAGATGATGTTGGAATTCTCTATTATATAGTCCTACAGAATGATCTCATGTCATTGATACTAAGCACTCTGCTCTCTTTATCAGGTTCTACACAGCAGAATTGATTTGTGGTCTCCAGTTCCTCCACAGGCATGGCATCGCCCATCGGTAAGAGCAACAGTAGTTATAACAGTCTCTCTGTCTCCTTTACATTGTTGAGAATGATTCACTGTCCGGGgtattattacatttaaatttatatatgtatttagagGAATAAGGAACataataagggcggatttacacgagcgtgtaatacgtccgtgcaacgcgcgtgcttgccacgagcgtcgcacggacctatgctagtctatgtggCAGtgtagactgtcagtgatttttgcgcagcgtgaaactcacgacaggtcctatatttctgcgtttttcacgcatcacacacccattgaagtcaatgggtgtgtgaaaatcgtgcgcaccacacggaagcacttccgtgggacgcgcgtgattcgcgcaacagcagtcaaaagtatgcttgaaaaaagaaaagcaccacatgcttttcagtttacaaacatccaaacagaatgtcataatgatggtggctgcgtgaaaatcacgtagccgcacatcctatgtgatgccacacggagctgttaagtgcctttgcgcacgcaaaacgccgtgttttttgcgtgcgcaaaactcacacgctcgtgtaaatccgccctaaaagaCTtggagaaatcctgatcccagcccTTTACTTTCTCCtgcttctctcttttttttgtgtCATCGGTGTGCATTTGTTACCCCCTGCCAGAATCGTCTAATGCTCAGTCACCTTTCAGATGTGTCCTGTGGTTATATTTCAAAGCCACAGACAGAAATGTTCTTATTTAATTGCAGAGACATCAAGCCAGCCAACATCATGCTGGATAGAGATGGTCATGTCCGAATTATAGACCTGGGTCTGGCGCAAGACGGTCTGACCGCGTCTAGTAAGATCTATGGACAGACGGGAACGTATCGCTACATGGCCCCAGAGGTGCTCCTGGATGAAGGATACAATGTAGCAGTGGATTGGTGGAGCCTGGGGATAGTTGTGTCCAAAATGTCATCTGGACTTTCCCCGTTTTACAATGGCCCCAAAAGGCAAATGGTCTACAAGTCAGTTACCACCGAGAAGCCAATATTTCCATCTTGGCTAAATGTAGACCTGAAACATCTTATAAAGAAGCTGCTACGGAAGAATCCTGACAGGCGCCTGGGTGTGTCAGGAAACATCAGAGACCACCCATTTTTCGGAACCATCTGTTGGGAGGAACTGGAGAATAGGAGAGCATGGCCTCCATTTACACCTTTCCATGTAAGTAAAGGCATATTGGATACAGGTCTCTGGAGTTACAGAGTGTATACTGGCCTATAACCATAGTTGGCAAGTGAAACGAAACTAATAGTCCAATCTCTACATTTCTTTCTCTCGTAGCACGTTCTGGAGATGAACCATCTGGATGTGCCAGTAGATGAACCAGATCTTCATCCTGTGTCCGGTTTTTCATTTCTATCACCAAGCTGGACACAgtagaaaaaaacctgtgccTCCTGCCTAGAACCTTGTGCCTCCTCTGCCTGCTGCTTGTGTACCTGACCTTGGCTTGCCCTGGACCACGTCTCTCTCTGCTGATTTAGTGCCGTTAATACCATCATATTGCTGCCCCAGACTCTTGGCTCTGAATCTTCTGACCTCTGGCCTGACCCCGACGTCCCTTCGGATCTTCAGAATCCTTAGGCCCTTAACTTCTGCTTCCAACTGGGGCCGGTAAGTTCAGGTTAAAAGTCCTGCAGCCAGCTGAGTACCGGGGAACAAGTCAAGTTCTAAGGGAAAGAGAAGATCCATCTGATCATCAATGCTGAGCTGACAGATTTCCATCTCTACATAATATGTTTGTGAGGTGAGTATTTTTATGGGCTTTTGATCCAGGGATTATTTTCACCGACTGCtatatttggagtcaggaaggAATGTTTTTCCCCTTATATTAGGACAAATTGGCAAATGTCTCAAAGGGTTTTTttctcgccttcctctggatcaaaacaacagccccccaccccccaccccaTTCGGCCACTGCCCTAATCCAAAATACAATTCGGCAATTTTTTTTAGGGGACAAATTATTATGTAGTAATTGATCCAGGGACTTGTCTGACTGTCATGCgtggagtcgggaaggaatttttccccATTTGAGCTGAATTGGCACATGGCTCATCCGGGTTTTTCGCCTTCCCCTGGATCAATGAAAGTCAATGGATCTAACATATCCTTGACTTTAATTAGAAGTCCCCTTCattaataaaaaacacaaattaaataaaattctCAATTTTACCCCCCTATCTCTTTGTGTACCTGGTTTTACTTCCATTGACTGTCCACGTGCTGCTCAGGGTTGTATTTCGTGGGTTCTCTGGTCTCGTCATATGAGAAGTTTCTGTTCTTTACATTCTGTACTTAAAATACGAACACATCTTATACAATCTTGATTATGAGGGCACAAGAACAAAGTGGAAGAAAAGATAAAACCATTGATTATTCTTGGCCGCAAAACGTGGAGAGTAAATTGAGGGTAAACCTATAGACAGAATACACTGTAGAGGCCCCCACACCTATAGATTCTATAGTAACGCTCTGTATAGAATATTAGATGAGTAATGTATGACGAGGTTATTAGGGTAACTACAGACTGTCATGGTgcgaggtgtgaacccactgggccgtaccgcgtagcgggatggcagctggccaaaccggtaagtacacagttcgatagttcagcgagagtacctgaggaaaTCGTAGGTAGTGGCGAGGCGggtacgtccaggaccaggcggcgggaagtcgtccggtgaggcgtagcaggtcagcgtaggctgtagcacagcacggcaagtagcacagcacggcaatagcactaggtagcacggaaacaggatacgggatacgggatacaggagcaaggtacactgggaggcgaacaatggaaaactaacaacgctctggcaaagggcaagagggcagagccctttttatagcccagggcatcctgggccagattgcagttttactgcaaaaacgcgcgcactggccctttaaagaggctctgtcaccagattttgcaacccctatctgctattgcagcagataggcactgcaatgtagattacagtaacgtttttatttttaaaaaacgagcatttttggccaagttatgaccatttttgtatttatgcaaatgaggcttgcaaaagtccaagtgggtgtgtttaaaagtaaaagtccaagtgggcgtgtattatgtgcgtacatcggggcgtttttaatacttttactagctgggcgttctgatgagaagtatcatccacttctcttcagaacacccagcttctggcagtgcagacacagccgtgttctcgagagatcacgctgtgtcgtcactcacaggtcctgcatcgtgtcagacgagcgaggacacatcggcaccagaggctacagttgattctgcagcagcatcagtgtttgcaggtaagtagctacatcgacttacctgctaacgccgatgctgctgcagaatgtactgaagcctctggtgccgatgtgtccgacacgatgcaggacctgtgagtgacgtcacagatctgcactgccagaagctgggcgttctgaagagaagtggatgatacttctcgtcagagcgcccagctagtaaaagtattaaaaacgccccgatgtacgcacataatacacgcccacttgaacttttacttttaaacacacccacttggacttttgcaagcctcatttgcataactacaaaaatggtcataacttggtcaaaaatgctcgttttttaaaaataaaaacgtcactgtaatctacattgcagcgcctatctgctgcaatagcagatagggtttgcaaaatatggtgacagagcctctttaaggccgtgcacatgcGGGCGCgcgcgcggccatagacgttacagtatcccccctcttacgccccctcttcttgggaccagagcgagagagaaatttcctcacgaggacaggagcatcgatgttctcctctggctctcaagacctctcttctggaccgaaccccctccagtccaccaaataaaatgtccttcctcccaccttcttggttgccagaatctcctttacctcgaaagtccccgatgggccgccagggaccactgtggaactaggagtcctggagtagcggttcaggaccaccggttttagcagggagacgtgaaaggagttaggaatcctgaggggggggggggggcgctgcttgtaggataccgtgttgatctgtagcaggacatAGAAtggaccaaggaacctcggggcaaatttgcatgactgcaccttcagccggatattcctagaagacagccagactttagtccctggaaggaactgcggaggcactcgtcttcttgtatctgcctttctcttcatgcggtccaccgccaaaaggatagaagatcgggtctgttgccatatcagtagaaagtccctgaaggtggaatcggctgcaggcacctgggacattgtagaaacaggaagaggtatacgaggatgttgaccgtagacgatgaaaaatggactggatgttgTCgattcactggtgtggttgttataggagaactctgcccacgggagcaactgcacccaatcatcatggtgcctggacacaaagtgacgtaggtagttctccattatctggttaactctctcgacttgcccattggactggggatgataggctaaagagaagtccaatttcacaccaaggagcccgcagagtgctctccaaaactttgaggtgaactggacacctctgtccgagacaatatgcaggggcaagccgtgcagacggaagatgtgctgtatgaagaggtcagccaattgcgtagcagacggcagagcggtcaacggaatgaagtgagccatcttggaaaatcgatccaccaccacccagatcacactgcaactcgcagaagaaggaagatccgtgacaaagtccatagcgacatgttgccatggggcaacgggcacaggcagtggttggagcagaccagcaggtctggagtgagcaactttatttgctgcacagactgtgcaagaggagacaaagtccatgacatctttgggcagcgtgggctaccaaaactgacgggtgattagattttgggtcttacgagcacccgcgtgacctgccagcttagaactgtgaccccagcgaataaTTCTTCCCcggtcaaccagacgcacaaaagtcctacccggaggaatgtctctgacttgcagagaagatgcaggatgggtcaatgatattctgtggagattccatggcgtcttcggtttcaaaagatctagacaaggcattggtcctcacattcttgttggcgggacggtagtggagtacgaaccggaaccgagcaaagaacaacaaccacctggcttgacgaggattcaaccgctgggccgtctgtaggtaggtcaaattcttgtgatccgtgaagatcaggataggatgaaccgcgccttccagtaggtgtctccactcctgcagagccagtttgatggccagtaactcccgatccccaatcgagtagttacgctctgcggaagaaaacagcttggaatagtagccacataccacagccttgcctttcgatcttttctggaacaacagtgcaccagcacccaccgaggacgcgtccacctctaacgaaatttGTAAGGATAtatccggatggtgcagaatggaggcagatgtgaaggctttctttaaggattcaaatgcgccttcagcctccggggtccacatcttggcattcatacctttcttagtgagggtggagataagggctgtcaaagatgagaagttggggatgaagagtcggtagaagttggcgaatcctaggaagcgttggatggcccttaagccttgggggcgtggccactccaggacggcctttaccttctgggggtccatcttgaggccctgatctgagataatatagcccaggaaggatagagacttcttctcaaacacacacttctccaacttggcgtaaaggcgattctctcttagacggagcaacaccttgcagacatgactctgatgagttactggatctggggaaaaaatcagaatgtcatcgagatacaccacaacacaaacataaaggagatcacgaaaaatgtcattgacaaattcttgaaatactgcgggggcgttacacaggccgaagggcataactaagtattcgtaatgctcatcacgagtattaaaggcagtcttccattcgtcaccttgacgaatccgaatcagattataggccccccgcaggtccagtttagaaaaaaattttgccCCCGTATGCGACCAAACtgttcagaaattaaaggcagaggatacctgttcttcaccgtgatctggtttaggcctcggtagtcaatgcaaggtcgtaacgatccatctttctttttttatccccggccggggatgaagatttacgaatgaaacccctctctaggttctccttaatataagccgacatggactaggtctctggcaaggagagagggtacactctaccacgaggaggagacgattccggaaccaggtcgatcgggcagtcatatgcccggtgtgacaGCAAgatctcggcctcctttttattgaagatatcgccgaacatggagaaacagggaggcaaacctgccaacgactgaagaggagcaggctgtggcgactggatgtgactcagacagcggtcaagacacttcgggccccactggagaacctctccaaagTTCCAAtgcaggacgggggcgtgcagacaaagtcaaggcaaacccagcagcacggggttgacggccttggacaggacaaacaggaagatgagttcagcatgaagggctcccacttggggtCTCAACGGCTTGgctacggacacaactgggtccggtaatggcagtccatccaccgaggcaacgatcagcggcctttcaagcgggatagtggatccacaagatcctggcatatgaagttggctgcagagccggagtccagatatgcgggaacctgatgggacctctcgccagcaatgatggttacagggatGAATAGTTTGGAGaagagttcttgcttcaatgtgttgacgcccagggttgtctctccaaccaaacctaggcgctggggttttttggcttgtgagggcacagacgcacgacgtggccagcgaggccgcaatataagcaaagtccagaggtgcgcctgcgctgtttctcctgaaccgataattttagtcggtccacttgcatcggaacctcgggcaaagcaatagaagcaggcaagaggggttgctgaaagttgggcgccagcgctcctgacgaacctcatgggatctctccctcagccttatgtcaacccgagtggcgaacagaatcaagtcgtccaaagcagaaggcaggtctcgagcagccagttcatccttgatctcgggcgacaggccatgccaataggatgccatgaATgcgtcattgttccaggatagctctcctgccagagtccggaactgaatagtatactcgcccacggaggtgttctcttggcgaaggttgaaggtggcggctgatgagactcgcccCGGCTCCTTAAAAACGGTTCAGAATattcgtgcgaactcctggaagtctcgggtctcggttCCCTGACGTTCcgagataggattagcccatgccaggccttgccggtcaggaaggagatgataaatgcgatcttggctccatctgacggaaatgcccgagagtgcagggtaaaatgaatgtggcattggttcagaaacccccgacaagcactggcgtctccatcgaaccgagagggcaatggcgagaaccgaggatccatacaggaactgccaggaggaataacaggagggTCGACTTGAGGAACTTGAATAGAAGCAGGAATagaggcaactagcgtccctagctgctgcgccatagagtccacggcccCGAAAAactggtcctgcctagctcggagatccagcagatccgcctgcatggcttgggagggtgtcaagcccttgaattggccagcggggtccatggccagagcgtactgtcacggtgcgaggtgtgaacccactgggccgtatcgcgtagcgggatggcagctggccaaaccggtaagtacagtaggcagtggcgaggcgggtacgtccaggaccaggcggcgggaagtcgtccggtgaggcgtagcaggtcagcgtaggctgtagcacagcacggcaagtagcacagcacggcaatagcactaggtagcacggaaacaggatatgggatacgggatacaggagcaaggtacactgggatgctggaagacactgggagaccataagcaagacgaacaatggaaaactaacaacgctctggcaaagggcaagagggcagagcccttttgatagcccagagcatcctgggccagattgcagttttactgcaaaaatgcgcgcatcggccctttaaggccgtgcacgcgcgggcgcgcgcgctcgCCAGAGACACcggaatccggaagtgagtgccggtgcctgactgcgggatgacgctgcagggaggtaagctgtccatggccacggccgtcgaggttaacgaccgaacgacgggccgtggccatagacgttacacaggtGACTGCAGACCTTCGGGTTGTGCTTGTGCTGAGTGACGGCTCTTTATCTTCTATATATACCTCCTCCTCCTAattatccccctcctcctcctcccatccatctcctcctcctcccatccatctatccatccatccatctcctcctcctcctcccatccaccctcctcctcccatCCATccatttcctcctcctcctcctcctcccaaccatccatccatctcctcctcccaaccatccatccatccatccatccatcctcctcctcccatCCATCCATATCCTCCTCCCATCcacccatctcctcctcctcccatccattcatctatctcctccatctcctcctcctctttctcctccttccatccatccatccatctcctcctcctcccatccatcccctcctcctcctcccatccatctcctcctctcatccatccatccatctcctccatctcctcctcagcctcctcctcccatccatccatccatatcctcctcctcccatccatctatccatccatcatcctcctcctccatccatccatccatcttctCCTCTCCCATCCATCTCCTCCTCCCATCCATCCAGCCATCCCCTCCTCCCATCCATccatctcctccttctcctcctcccatccatccatctcctactcctcctcacatccatccatccatccatctcctcCTCCCATCCAACTCCTCCTACTCCCATCCATCTCCTCctcccatccatccatccatccatcccctcctcctcctccctcccatccatccatccatccatccatctcccgCCTCCTTctcccatccatccatccatcatctCCTACTCCTTCatccatcatctcctcctcctccttcatccctcatctcctcctccatccatctcctcctcctcctatccatccatccatctcctcctcctcccatccatccatctcctcctccttcatccatccatccatctcctcctcctccttctcccatccatccatccatccatccatctcctcctcctctatctcctcttcctcctcctccttcatccatcatctcttcctcctcctccatccaTCTCCTCCTCCCATCCATCTCTTCCTCCCATCCATCCATCCCCTCCTCCCATccatccatctcctcctcctcctcctcctcccatccatccatccatctcctcctcctcctcctcaca is part of the Rhinoderma darwinii isolate aRhiDar2 chromosome 10, aRhiDar2.hap1, whole genome shotgun sequence genome and harbors:
- the LOC142661423 gene encoding protein kinase C delta type-like; amino-acid sequence: MASCGQEDDEKRREEEGKMKRGEETEKKEVEMKREEKRKRGEDSLEEDMKKKRIGPNTRELEDEEPREGPSTAVASSARLSISGFTFHQVLGKGSFGTVVLASVPGHNIYKAIKIITKRDNAESLLQERRILLAARDCPFLCHLCAALQSQDVAYFIMEYLSGGSLRSLIKMCGSLNIGNVRFYTAELICGLQFLHRHGIAHRDIKPANIMLDRDGHVRIIDLGLAQDGLTASSKIYGQTGTYRYMAPEVLLDEGYNVAVDWWSLGIVVSKMSSGLSPFYNGPKRQMVYKSVTTEKPIFPSWLNVDLKHLIKKLLRKNPDRRLGVSGNIRDHPFFGTICWEELENRRAWPPFTPFHHVLEMNHLDVPVDEPDLHPVSGFSFLSPSWTQ